CCACCCACAACAAACCCACCTATACGAAATTCGGGGTCATCCATTACGCGGTGCCCAATATCCCGGCCCGTTACCCAAAGACCTCGTCAGTTTCCATCAGCAACATCTTTACCCCCTACCTGCTCAAGATTGGCGAAGAAGGGGGCCTGGAAAATTCCCTCCGGTTCGACAAGGGGTTGCGAAACGGACTCTATATGTACCACGGAATCCTGACCAACCGGATGGTGGGCGAATGGTTCGGGATGAAATTCTCAGATATCAACTTCCTGATTTTTTAGCATGTCCTTCCTCAAACGTTTTGGCTATTATCTGGCCGGGCTGTCTATTGGCCTGTTATTTTTGGCGTTTTTCCTTCGCAAAAAGGCCGATGAAACCGGGGTGGAATTCTGTTACCTGCCGAATTGCCGGGTACTCAAGGCCCTGCGTTCCAACCCGCTGGAAGTGGCGGAGCGCCTACGGGCCGTAGCGGATACGGCTACCGTGGCTTACCTTTTGGAGGAGGGGGATGTGGAATTTGACAGCAGCGACCCCCGGGCCGAGCCCTGTGGCATCTTTGTGGTTACCGGCACCTATGTGGAAGAGCAGCTGCAACTTACCCTGGAACGTTGCGATTCGCTGACACGCCTTACGCAGTACCAACGCCTTACTGAAGAATAAATCCCTATAGGCCTGGCTCTGCCCTTCCCGGGTGGCCGATACCCATGGCGGGCATCCGTCGGGATTTCCATGGTGTCTTTGGCTACATCTTCCGCCGCTTCCGCTCCTTTTTGAGCAATTCGAGTTCCCGGCTGGTTTGTCCGGCCACCGAAGTGTTCTCCTCGGCCCGGCGGATCAGATAAGGCATCACGTCCCTTACCGGGCCAAAGGGCAGGTACTTGGCTACATTATAGCCGGCACGGGCCAGGTTGAAGCTGATATTGTCGCTCATGCCATACAACTGGCCAAACCAGATCCGCGGGTCGTTGGCAGCGATCCCGTCGGCCTCCATCCACTCCATCAGCCGGTAACTGCTTCTTTCATTGTGGGTGCCCGCAAATACGGAAACGGTTTCCAGGTTATCCAGGCTGTAGCGGATAGCCTCGTCGAAATTTTCGTCGGTCAGTTGCTTGGAGGCGCAAATGGGTGTGGGATATCCTTTTTCCTCTGCCCGGTCGTTTTCCTTTTCCAGGTAGGCCCCGCGCACCACCTTGACCCCTATCCGATATCCCCCTGAAACCGCCCGCTCGTGCAGTTCCCTGAAGTAGTCCATACGGTCCCAGCGGTACATTTGCAGCGTATTGAACACCACGGTTTCCTTCTGGTTGTACCTGCGCATCATCTCTTCCACCAGTTCGTCGGCCGCAGCCTGCATCCAGCTTTCCTCGGCATCGATCAGCAGGGATACCCCCAGGTCGTAGGCTTTTTTGCAAGTGGTATCGAAGCGCTTGACCACCCGCTCCCACTCGGCAGTTTCCGATTGGGTCAAAGATTCCCCCCGGCTCTTTTTAACGAAAAGCCCGAAGCGCCCGTATCCTGTAGGTTTAAATACGGCAAAAGGCATGGCTTCCTTCTCCTTGACAAACTGGAGGATTTCCAGGTTCTTGGCCAGGGAGTCGTCCAGCGGGTCTTCCGTGTCCTTGCCTTCCACTGAATAATCCAGGACGGTACAAACGCCCTGCGCCCACATGCGCTCCACCACGGGCATGCAGTCTTCCTCGCTCACGCCCCCGCAGAAATGGTCGAATACGGTAGCGCGGATCAGGCCCTCAACGGGCAGATGGGCCTTGATGGCGAAATTCGTCAGGGTGGTTCCGATCTTAACCAGGGGCTCGTGTGCAATCAACTTGAACAGGTAATACGCCCTTTCCAGTTCGGCATCCGATTTCAGCGCAAATGCCGTTTGGGTGTCTTCAAAAATCTTCTTCATGCAATTTGATGTCTCACGCGCAAATATACTTAGTCCCGCTGGAAGGATTTAATGAAAAAAATCGGTTATTTTGCCCAGAAAGCAGCTTTCCATGAATGCCATCCAGACCGATTCCCACGCGGTGTTTTTCGAGGATGCGGCGATTGAGGCCCTTCGGGACCACATATCCAAAACGTCGTACTCCCGGATATTTGTTCTCACCGATAACAATACCGCGCAACACTGCCTGCCGGAATTGATCCGTTGGATCCCGGAAGCCGCCTCCTGGACCTGCCTGGAAATAAAAGCGGGGGAAGCCCACAAGCATATTGGGAGCTGTATGGAAGTGTGGGAAGGCCTTTCCGCGTCGGGTGCGGACCGGCATAGCCTCCTGGTGAACCTGGGCGGGGGCGTTGTCACCGACCTCGGGGGCTTTGTCGCCTCCACCTACCAGCGGGGAATCCGGTTTATCAATATCCCCACCTCCCTGCTCGCCATGGTGGATGCTTCGGTAGGGGGCAAAACCGGGGTGGACCTGGGGCCCCTGAAAAACCAGGTGGGGGTGATCAACCAACCGGAAATGGTCCTCATCTGCAAGGTTTTCCTAAAAACACTGGACCCCAGGGAACTCCGCAGCGGATTTGCCGAGATGCTCAAACACGGGCTCATCCGGGACGCCGACTATTGGAGGCAGCTGGCTGCCCTGGAAACCCCGGCGGATGCGGTGGCCCATATCCGGCATTCGGTGGCCCTCAAGAACGAAGTCGTGCAGCAGGACCCTACCGAGAAAAACCTGCGGAAAATCCTGAATTTCGGGCATACTCTCGGGCACGCCATCGAATCGCATTTTTTGGGCCATCCGGACCTGGAAACGTTACTACACGGGGAGGCCATCGTCATCGGAATGATCCTGGAAGCCTTTCTGGCCACGCGCCTTTGCGACCTCCCGGAACATCAGGCCAATGAGATTCGGGACGTACTGCTATCGCATTACCCCCGCGTGGACATACCCCGGGAACATCGCCCGGAGATTGTCCGTCTGCTTATCCACGATAAGAAAAATACGCACGGCAAGGTACTCTTTACACTGCTGGAACAAATTGGAAAGGCTACCTACAACCAGGAAGTCCCCGCCGATTTGTTGGAAGCGTCATTCGATTACTACGCGGAATAGCCGGTTCACCTACTTTTTTTCAACGCTTCACAACTCTTTTCCGGGTCTGCGGCTGAATTCTTTTAGATTCGGAAGACAAACCTCCGGGTAATTCCCGGGTAACCAACCCATTACTATGAAGCGTATTATCATCGATTACCGGAAACTCACCCAGGAGTTGGCGGCTGCCCTCCTGCAACACTATCCCCAGGGCTATGGGGATGAAGACCTGCTGACGTTTAAAAATGCGCGGGGTGAATGGATCGAGGCAGTGGAACTGCCAACGCCGGAAGCCTTGTACCTGGTGAAAATCGGACAGGACCTGAACCGGCTGATGTCGGACTTTCTGGAACTGGATGAAGACCGGGATTCGGATGTGCCCGGCCTGGAAAACGAGTACGACGGTTCGCTGGAAACCGATTTGCAGCTGGAGGAAGACTGATAGACTCAGGGTGCCGGCCCCGGCAACACTCCCGGAAGCGGGTTATTCCCCCAAATACCGCGACCGGATGATATTCCGGTGGTGCCGCTGGTGGCCGCAGATGATAAAGCCTATGGCGCCCAGGCTGATGGTTTTCCCGCTGGCTGTACCCAGGTACGCCAGGTCTTCCCGGGAAAAGTCTCGGAACAGCGACAGGGTCGACTTCCTTACCGCCTGATATTCTTCAATATGGCGCTCCCTGGACCATTCCCGGGACGGATTGCCCGATATCCAGGTATCCTGGTCAAACCCGGGCAGCGGGGTCGCGTCCTTCCGACCAAAGCAAACGGCCCGGTATTGGAACACGCGTTCAGCATCGTAGACATGACCCAGGCATTCCGCCACGCTCCACTTTCCGTCGGCATAGCGATGCCCCATCAGATTATCGGGAATACTCAGGATAAATTCCGGGAAATTTCGGTGCTGCCGCTCGAGCATCTCCAACAGATCGGCATCCCCGGGCAAGGTGTCGAGATACCCCCGATAGAACTGCGGGCAATCCGCGTCGGTTAGTTCGGAGCGTTTCATATGCCCTGGTTACAGCTCGTTGAAAATGGTATGCATCAGCCGTTTTTTGTCGTTGATGCTTTCCTCTAGGGAAATCATCGTCTCCGTCCGGCTGATCCCTTCGATATCGTCGATCTTGAAGATGATATTTTTGGCGTGGTTTGTGTCTTTGGCCCGTATTTTACAGAAAATATTGAATTTGCCAGTAGTAATGTGTGCTACCGTAACATTCGGAATCTGCGTAAGCCGTTCCAGGACGAATTTGGTCTGGTGGGTTTTTTCGAGAAAAATCCCCACATAGGCGATAAAGGAATACCCCAGTTTCACGTAATCCAGGGTCAGGGAACTGCCCTTGATGATCCCGGCTTCCTCCATCTTCTTTACCCGTACGTGTACGGTCCCGGCGGAAATCAGGAGTTTTTTGGCAATATCCGTAAAGGGAGTACGCGTATTGTCGATCAGCATGTCGAGGATCTGGTGATCGATTTCATCCAGTTTTACTTTGCCCATTTCAAAAAATTTTAGGCTAAAATAACTATTTAAGAAATATTATGCATCTAAAGCTATAATATTTTGAATATAATGCAACAATCAAGAGGATTGGCCTTTTTCCAGAAGTCGCAGCAAACCAGGGGTTTTTAAGATTTCCTCCCGGTCTGCCTCCCGGGCGGCATCCCATTCGCGATGTCCATAACGTCCCTCGGTCAGGTCTTCTTCCGGCCATTCGGGTACCCAATGGATCCTCCCGTCTCGGAGCACCTCCCGGTATTGGATCGCCAGGTCCTCATCTTGCCCGAAGTGGGGGAACAAGTGGCCGGCGTTGCGAATACGCAGGTCAACCAGCAATTTTCCGTTAGCCGGCAGGGACAGGTAGTGAGCAGTTGAAAAAGATGCATACGAACCGTCGGCAATCCGGTTAAGGCAGCTGAGCAACGCCCTGAATACAAAAAAACGCGTGTGTTCCCGGGAATAGTCACCGGGAAAGTGGCCAGCTTCGAACAGCAGCGTCGCGGCACCATCCATCTGGAACTGGTCGCCCACGCAGTTCGGGTTAAAACTGTCGTCGTACCGACCAATCCCCCCGGGCAGGACCTCCCGAAGATCCTGCGCAATTGCTGCAATCAACTCCATGGCGCGTACACGGTTTTCCGGGAGCCCGCGAGCCGCGTCGGCAGAAGGGGCCAGAAAGGATAGGGTAGCCGGGATGGGCGATGCCCCCAGGCTGTAAATCGTCCGCTGATCGTGCAGGTTCAGGCAGAAATGCGGTTGGAATTTCTCATAACAAGCCCGTAGGACTTCACTTTCCGGCTCTTTCCTTTGATGGGCGTCCCGGTTCAGGTCGGTACCGTTGGCATTTTCCCGTGTGTACGCAAGGGAACCATCCGGATTCAGCATCGGCAGCATATCTATGGTCAGCTGGCCTTTCAGAAATTCCACCTCCCGGGAGCCGGATAACAAATAATGCATCAGGTCCAAAACCGCCTTGGTAGTCGTAGACTCGTTGCCGTGCATTTGTGACCACATCAGGACGCGGATGGGCCCGTTGCCCAATCGCACCTTGTAAATGGGCAACCCGCTTACCGATTTTCCTACTTCTGTGGTGTTGGGGTTCCCTGGCAATTTCTGCAATATTCTATCCAGGGTGTCCGGCGGGAAGTAGCGTCCGGAAATATCATTGATGCGATGCGTTTCATACTTGTGTCGGTCCATCGGAATTGACAGGTTTCCCACAAAGTTAACCCGCTTATTTTTTACATTTGTAAAACAAAAGGAAAATTTCAATTGCGTAAATTACATGGCAAATCCAATGAATTTACATTTGTAATCAAGATGAATAAATGTTTATTCGTTATGTTTATTTTCAGTTATTTATATGTTGTTAATTAATATCATAATTTAATATTTTTAGTGCTATATGAATATGGATCGAAGCTGGCACAGCTAAATATCCATAAGCGTTTTTTACAATGGTAAACACGGAAGATTTTATCGGAAGACTCGAGCGCATCCTCGCATATTACGAACAAACCGCCTCCGGTTTTGCTGATGCCATCGGGGTTCCCCGCTCCACCATTTCCCACCTGTTAAGCGGAAGGAACAAGCCGAGCCTTGATTTTGTCATGAAGGTAATCCGGAAGTATCCTGAAGTGGATCTGTACTGGCTGCTCAACGGGAAAGGCACCTTCCCTTCCACTCCCTCCAGGCCGACCACGATCCGTCGGGAACCTGCGGTGCCTACCATCGAAACAAACCGGGCCATCGATAAAATTGTGATCTTTTACTCCGATGGCACTTTCGAAAGCTATTTTCCCGGTGAACTCTGAGCTGCGCCTTTGGGATGGGCATTGTTTGTATCTTTGCAGGCATGAATTCAACGATAAAAACCCTCTTGTTTCCCGCTTTGGCCTCCCTGGCGTTGTTATCCTCTGGATGTTACCAGCCCACCCGCGAATGCGCCGACTTCCGCACGGGGACCTTTCGGTTTACCGCTACTATCGACGGGGAAGAACAAACCACCGTATTTACCCGGACTGATGATTTGGAAGTCTCGGAGTTTGCCGGGTCTACCGATTCGGCTTCCGTGCGATGGATCAACGATTGCGAATACATCCTTTCCAACCTGAACCCGGCCAATCGCAATGAAGAGAAACCCATCCACGTCAAAATATTGACCACCGGGGATAATACGTATACTTTTGAATACAAACTGGTAGGCACCGCCCGCACTTCCCGCGGGACAGCCATTAAGACCGACTGACAATTATTGAGGCTTTTGCCAGCTCCGACCCCCGGTTGCACTATTTGGGCGTCCCCGTCCCGAGATCATTTCGGACAATAGGAAACCCGCGCCTAGGTAGCGGGTTTTGTAATCAACTTCTCCTGCATCTTTTGTTTGCGCTGCTTGCGAAATTCGCGTTGCTGTTGCTTGACAGTAAGCGTACTCCCGTCCGGGCTCCATCCCGGAGGGCCGAAGATGTACATCAGGGCGTGCGAAAACTTTTTGGCCTTCTTCACGTCATTCCAGATGTCTTTGTATTCATGGGTGAGAATAACGATCGGATTGTAGGAATTCGGCGCGTGGATGACGCCGTACCGAATATCCACGGATTCGTCCAACGGTTTCCAGGTCCCGAACATCCGGTCGAAAATATTGAGGATACCCCCGTGGTTCTTGTCCAGGTACTCGATATTCTGCGCATGGTGTACCTGGTGCATTGTGTGCGAGTTGATAATGGCTTCGAGCGGGCCCAGTTTCGGGATGTATTGCGAATGCAGTTGAAACTGCCACAAAGCTTCGATTCCCAGGCAAACCAGGACCATTTCCGGCGGAAAGCCCACAGCGGGCATCCAGGCGTAAAACAATGGCTTGTAAAGCAACGTAAACCAACCATTCCTGACTGCCGTTCCCAGGTTGAAATTATCGGATGAGTGATGCACGATATGCGCCGCCCAGAACAATCGGATCTCGTGGTTGGCCCGATGGAACCAATAATACGTGAAATCGTCCGCCAGCATACACAAAAGCCAGACGTACCAGGCATAGCCCAACGGACCATATCCAAGGATGTTAACATGCTCCCCGTCCACAAGCGGGTTAAAAAGATTATAGACTCCTTCAAATAGGACAATCGCGAAGATAACTTTCAAAAGGGGGCTGAGGATTGCAGACCCAACACCCATGGTCCCGCTGGCCAATAGGTCTTTCCATTTGTAAATATGATCGTCTCCGTGAGCCTTGCTATAGGCCAACTCCAGGAGTATTAAAGCGATAAAACAGGGAACTCCGTATACCAGGGGGCTGGTTAATTCCATAATTGGGGCTTCAGCTTGGAAAATGAATTAATCTGAGATTCGCACATGATACTAAAATTTGGGGATTGTCGGCAATAATGAAAGGTTAAATTGCGGATTCATTTATTTTTCTTTTGCTTGAGTATTTGGTTCTGTTCGTGCATAAGCCCTTCGATCCGGGCGAGCAACTCGATTTCCTTGGGGGTTACTTCCGCCTTGTCTGCAGGGTCCTCGGCCCGGCTGCGGATGCGGTTCAAGGCCTTGATCAGCAGGAATATCGTCAGCGCAATTATGCCGAAGTCAATCAAAGCCTCCAGGAGTATTCCGTAACCCATGGTAATTTCCTCCTGCGTATCGGTGGCCTCGCGGATAACCCACCGCATATTGGTAAATTGTACCTCGCTGGTAAAAAAGGCAAGGGGCGGGGTCAGTATTTCCTTTACCAGGGCATTCACCACGTTGTTGAAGGCCGTACCGATAATGATGCCGATTGCCATGTCGAACATGTTGCCTTTGATGGCGAAATTCTTAAACTCCCGGATAAATCCTTTCATTTCCCGTACTGTTAGAAAAGGGTTCCCTGGCTTTCGCCTCCGTTTTTGGTTTCGTCACCCCCGGCATTTCCGGAGCCACCGCCGCTTCCGGGGCCACGGCCTTTTCCGGAGTCCCCGTCATTCCCGGAGCCCCCGGAGGCTTTTTTGACAGTCTCTTTGGACCCCGGTTTTCCGTCCACGTCCTGCTCATCCACCACCTCGATATCACGTGCCTCCTTTTTCTCCGGCTCCTCATAGGGAAGGGGCGCCAGCGCATTGATCTCCAGGACCTTTTCCCGGGTGAGCTGGTTGCCCATGGCCGTGATGCCCTTGACAGCGATGAATTCCTCCAGGTTCACCTCCAGGTTGGGCTTGCGTTCCTGCCCCCGCTTTTTGGTAAAGACCACCTCCGCCACGGGCCGGTAATCGGTAAATAGTTTCTCGAGATAGGAATCCGGGTGGTCCGTCAGGATGTTTTCCTCCTTGTCCGGATTCTCAATCAGAAAGCGTTTTACGTAAAAGAGCTCCTTCTCCCCTTCCCAGTAGATGGCGGAAAGCGGCTTCTCCGGTTTCCATTTTTCCAGGACAATCATGTTCGGGTCAAAGTGCATGGTCAGCTCGGGGATGACCGTTTTGACGTCCCCTTTCTGGTTTACGATCAGCAAGCGGTCTTCAGGGGTGAACTGGCCCAGCAATTCGCCCCGCCCGTCCACGTTGAGTCGCTGGACCGTTTCGTCGAACCAGATTTTCCGGGGTTTGAGGGTGGACAGGCCCTTTTCCTTAAGCTCGATGCGCTTAACGGGATATTTGGTCACGATATTCCCCTTGGCGTTACGCCCCTTGATCATCACATCGGCAAAATCCAGGTCCCATTTCAGCTTCTTGATACTGCCGGATTGCCGCAGGTTAACTGTCACCACCTCGGCTTCCCCATTCGGGTTCGCGGTAAAGTAGAGCACTTCGGACTGGGCCTTGCCGGTGGTCAGGTCGTAGAGCTTGTCGCGGGTAAATGCCGTTACGTTGAAGCGCTTGACGTAACTCGGCCCCCCGCGGCCATCCTTGTAAATCATGTTGTAGGTAGTGCGCTTGTCTTTTTTCTTATAAACCGCCACGTGGATGATATTCTTGCCGACAAACGTCTTGGAATCCACCCGGGTAATCATCATCTGCCCGGACTTTGTAAATACAATGATGTCGTCGATGTCGCTGCAATCGGTGACGTACTCGTCCTTGCGGAGGGAAGTGCCGATAAATCCCTCTTCCCGGTTTACATAGAGTTTCGTGTTGCGGATCACCACTTTGGTAGCCTCGATCTCGTCGAAAACCCGGATTTCCGATTTGCGCTCCCGCCCGGCCCCGAAATTCTTTTTGAGCTCCCTGAAATAGTCGATGGCGTAATCCGTGAGGTGCGCCAGGTGGTGTTTGGTCTCTGCGATCCGCTTTTCCAGGTTGTCCAGGTGCTCCTGGGCCTTGTCCAGGTCGAAACGGGAGATCCGCTTGATCCGGATCTCGGTCAGGCGGACGATGTCCTCTTCGGTCACCTCGCGACGGAGGTGGCCCGTGTGCGGCTTGAGGCCTTTCCCGATAGCTGCGATAACCCCCTCCCAGGTCTCCTCCTCTTCGATGTCCCGGTAAATCCGGTTTTCGATAAATATCCGTTCCAGGGAGGCGGCGTGCCACTGCTCCTGGAGTTCCCCCAGGAGGATTTCCAATTCGGCCTGCAGAAGTTCTACAGTGTGGTCCGTGGACCGGCGGAGCATCTCGCTGACGCCCATAAAGACAGGCTTGTTGTCCTCGATGATACACCCCAGGGGGGAGATGGACGTCTCACAGGCCGTGAAGGCATAGAGCGCATCGATGGTTTTATCCGGCGATATCCCGCTGGGCAGATGCACCAGGATTTCCACCTCGGCTGCCGTATTGTCCTCGATCTTTTTAATCTTGATTTTTCCTTTGTCGTTTGCCTTGAGGATGGAATCGATCAGCGAAGAGGTATTGGTGCCGTATGGGATCTCGCTGATAACCAGCGTGTTTTTGTCCTGCTGGGCGATACGGGCGCGTACCCGCACCTTCCCGCCGCGTTCCCCGTCG
This genomic window from Robiginitalea biformata HTCC2501 contains:
- a CDS encoding helix-turn-helix domain-containing protein, with the protein product MVNTEDFIGRLERILAYYEQTASGFADAIGVPRSTISHLLSGRNKPSLDFVMKVIRKYPEVDLYWLLNGKGTFPSTPSRPTTIRREPAVPTIETNRAIDKIVIFYSDGTFESYFPGEL
- a CDS encoding sterol desaturase family protein; its protein translation is MELTSPLVYGVPCFIALILLELAYSKAHGDDHIYKWKDLLASGTMGVGSAILSPLLKVIFAIVLFEGVYNLFNPLVDGEHVNILGYGPLGYAWYVWLLCMLADDFTYYWFHRANHEIRLFWAAHIVHHSSDNFNLGTAVRNGWFTLLYKPLFYAWMPAVGFPPEMVLVCLGIEALWQFQLHSQYIPKLGPLEAIINSHTMHQVHHAQNIEYLDKNHGGILNIFDRMFGTWKPLDESVDIRYGVIHAPNSYNPIVILTHEYKDIWNDVKKAKKFSHALMYIFGPPGWSPDGSTLTVKQQQREFRKQRKQKMQEKLITKPAT
- a CDS encoding M14 family zinc carboxypeptidase — translated: MDRHKYETHRINDISGRYFPPDTLDRILQKLPGNPNTTEVGKSVSGLPIYKVRLGNGPIRVLMWSQMHGNESTTTKAVLDLMHYLLSGSREVEFLKGQLTIDMLPMLNPDGSLAYTRENANGTDLNRDAHQRKEPESEVLRACYEKFQPHFCLNLHDQRTIYSLGASPIPATLSFLAPSADAARGLPENRVRAMELIAAIAQDLREVLPGGIGRYDDSFNPNCVGDQFQMDGAATLLFEAGHFPGDYSREHTRFFVFRALLSCLNRIADGSYASFSTAHYLSLPANGKLLVDLRIRNAGHLFPHFGQDEDLAIQYREVLRDGRIHWVPEWPEEDLTEGRYGHREWDAAREADREEILKTPGLLRLLEKGQSS
- a CDS encoding Lrp/AsnC family transcriptional regulator — encoded protein: MGKVKLDEIDHQILDMLIDNTRTPFTDIAKKLLISAGTVHVRVKKMEEAGIIKGSSLTLDYVKLGYSFIAYVGIFLEKTHQTKFVLERLTQIPNVTVAHITTGKFNIFCKIRAKDTNHAKNIIFKIDDIEGISRTETMISLEESINDKKRLMHTIFNEL
- the aroB gene encoding 3-dehydroquinate synthase: MPRKQLSMNAIQTDSHAVFFEDAAIEALRDHISKTSYSRIFVLTDNNTAQHCLPELIRWIPEAASWTCLEIKAGEAHKHIGSCMEVWEGLSASGADRHSLLVNLGGGVVTDLGGFVASTYQRGIRFINIPTSLLAMVDASVGGKTGVDLGPLKNQVGVINQPEMVLICKVFLKTLDPRELRSGFAEMLKHGLIRDADYWRQLAALETPADAVAHIRHSVALKNEVVQQDPTEKNLRKILNFGHTLGHAIESHFLGHPDLETLLHGEAIVIGMILEAFLATRLCDLPEHQANEIRDVLLSHYPRVDIPREHRPEIVRLLIHDKKNTHGKVLFTLLEQIGKATYNQEVPADLLEASFDYYAE
- a CDS encoding DinB family protein, coding for MKRSELTDADCPQFYRGYLDTLPGDADLLEMLERQHRNFPEFILSIPDNLMGHRYADGKWSVAECLGHVYDAERVFQYRAVCFGRKDATPLPGFDQDTWISGNPSREWSRERHIEEYQAVRKSTLSLFRDFSREDLAYLGTASGKTISLGAIGFIICGHQRHHRNIIRSRYLGE
- a CDS encoding DNA gyrase/topoisomerase IV subunit A, with translation MEENAPPNDPNQQEAEQEALTRVTGMYKDWFLDYASYVILERAVPAIEDGFKPVQRRIMHALKEMDDGRYNKVANVVGQTMQYHPHGDASIADAMVQIGQKDLLIDTQGNWGNILTGDGAAASRYIEARLSKFALEVVFSPKITEWQLSYDGRKKEPVHLPVKFPLLLAQGAEGIAVGLSTKILPHNFIELIDASIKHLQGKRFKLYPDFPTAGIIDIGNYNDGERGGKVRVRARIAQQDKNTLVISEIPYGTNTSSLIDSILKANDKGKIKIKKIEDNTAAEVEILVHLPSGISPDKTIDALYAFTACETSISPLGCIIEDNKPVFMGVSEMLRRSTDHTVELLQAELEILLGELQEQWHAASLERIFIENRIYRDIEEEETWEGVIAAIGKGLKPHTGHLRREVTEEDIVRLTEIRIKRISRFDLDKAQEHLDNLEKRIAETKHHLAHLTDYAIDYFRELKKNFGAGRERKSEIRVFDEIEATKVVIRNTKLYVNREEGFIGTSLRKDEYVTDCSDIDDIIVFTKSGQMMITRVDSKTFVGKNIIHVAVYKKKDKRTTYNMIYKDGRGGPSYVKRFNVTAFTRDKLYDLTTGKAQSEVLYFTANPNGEAEVVTVNLRQSGSIKKLKWDLDFADVMIKGRNAKGNIVTKYPVKRIELKEKGLSTLKPRKIWFDETVQRLNVDGRGELLGQFTPEDRLLIVNQKGDVKTVIPELTMHFDPNMIVLEKWKPEKPLSAIYWEGEKELFYVKRFLIENPDKEENILTDHPDSYLEKLFTDYRPVAEVVFTKKRGQERKPNLEVNLEEFIAVKGITAMGNQLTREKVLEINALAPLPYEEPEKKEARDIEVVDEQDVDGKPGSKETVKKASGGSGNDGDSGKGRGPGSGGGSGNAGGDETKNGGESQGTLF
- the mscL gene encoding large conductance mechanosensitive channel protein MscL; protein product: MKGFIREFKNFAIKGNMFDMAIGIIIGTAFNNVVNALVKEILTPPLAFFTSEVQFTNMRWVIREATDTQEEITMGYGILLEALIDFGIIALTIFLLIKALNRIRSRAEDPADKAEVTPKEIELLARIEGLMHEQNQILKQKKNK
- a CDS encoding proline dehydrogenase family protein; protein product: MKKIFEDTQTAFALKSDAELERAYYLFKLIAHEPLVKIGTTLTNFAIKAHLPVEGLIRATVFDHFCGGVSEEDCMPVVERMWAQGVCTVLDYSVEGKDTEDPLDDSLAKNLEILQFVKEKEAMPFAVFKPTGYGRFGLFVKKSRGESLTQSETAEWERVVKRFDTTCKKAYDLGVSLLIDAEESWMQAAADELVEEMMRRYNQKETVVFNTLQMYRWDRMDYFRELHERAVSGGYRIGVKVVRGAYLEKENDRAEEKGYPTPICASKQLTDENFDEAIRYSLDNLETVSVFAGTHNERSSYRLMEWMEADGIAANDPRIWFGQLYGMSDNISFNLARAGYNVAKYLPFGPVRDVMPYLIRRAEENTSVAGQTSRELELLKKERKRRKM